A genome region from Pseudomonas anguilliseptica includes the following:
- a CDS encoding class II glutamine amidotransferase: MCELLGMSANVPTDIVFSFTGLMQRGGRTGPHRDGWGIGFYEGRGLRLFQDPRASSESEVAQLVQRYPIKSEVVIGHIRQANVGRVCLANTHPFVREMWGRNWCFAHNGQLADFAPQLDNYRPIGDTDSEAAFCDLLNRLRQALPEPVAVEQLLPTLVSACAGYRQHGVFNCLLSDGDWLFSFCSSKLAHITRRAPFGPAHLKDSDMQVDFQAETTPNDVVSVLATEPLTDNESWTLYQPGEWRLWRGGECVAQGITD; this comes from the coding sequence ATGTGTGAGTTGCTGGGCATGAGCGCCAATGTGCCGACCGATATCGTCTTCAGCTTTACCGGCCTGATGCAACGCGGCGGGCGTACCGGCCCGCATCGTGATGGCTGGGGCATCGGCTTTTATGAGGGGCGCGGCCTGCGCCTGTTTCAGGACCCGCGCGCCAGCAGTGAATCAGAGGTGGCGCAGCTGGTACAGCGCTACCCGATCAAGAGTGAAGTGGTGATTGGCCACATTCGTCAGGCCAATGTCGGTCGGGTCTGCCTGGCCAATACCCATCCGTTTGTACGCGAGATGTGGGGGCGTAACTGGTGCTTTGCTCATAACGGCCAGTTAGCCGATTTCGCTCCGCAGCTGGATAACTACCGGCCGATTGGCGACACCGACAGCGAAGCGGCCTTCTGTGATTTGCTCAATCGCCTGCGTCAGGCGCTTCCTGAACCGGTGGCGGTGGAGCAGTTGTTGCCCACTCTGGTCAGTGCTTGCGCCGGCTATCGTCAGCACGGTGTATTCAATTGCCTGCTCAGCGATGGCGACTGGTTGTTCAGCTTCTGCAGCAGCAAGCTGGCGCATATAACCCGGCGAGCGCCCTTTGGCCCGGCGCACCTGAAAGATTCCGATATGCAGGTGGATTTCCAGGCAGAAACCACGCCCAATGATGTGGTCAGCGTGTTGGCGACCGAGCCGTTGACCGATAACGAGAGCTGGACGCTTTACCAGCCGGGTGAGTGGCGTTTATGGCGTGGCGGTGAATGTGTGGCGCAAGGCATAACGGACTGA
- a CDS encoding DUF2937 family protein, protein MFRSYLRLALFALGLLVGVQVPGFIDDYSKRVEAHRIESELGLKGFRETARRFFKGDLVALVGHYQASTDPVMRSDAQSLGTLVERSAFLERESKAMQGPWYGQVWHLATAADHELMEETFAAYRYQVLLAPEAIAWGIVCAMLLAWLLESLALLIGMLFGVGRSQKVQQRHWR, encoded by the coding sequence ATGTTTAGAAGCTATCTGCGGTTGGCCTTGTTTGCCTTGGGCTTGCTGGTTGGTGTGCAGGTGCCGGGGTTTATCGACGACTACAGTAAGCGCGTCGAAGCCCATCGCATTGAGTCGGAACTGGGCCTCAAGGGCTTTCGTGAAACGGCTCGGCGCTTTTTCAAAGGCGATTTGGTGGCGTTGGTTGGCCATTACCAGGCCAGCACCGACCCAGTGATGCGTAGTGATGCGCAGAGCCTGGGCACCCTGGTTGAGCGTTCGGCATTTCTTGAGCGTGAATCCAAGGCCATGCAAGGGCCCTGGTATGGTCAGGTTTGGCATCTGGCTACTGCCGCCGACCACGAGTTAATGGAAGAAACCTTCGCCGCCTACCGCTACCAGGTGTTGCTCGCTCCCGAGGCCATCGCCTGGGGCATTGTCTGCGCCATGTTGCTGGCCTGGTTGCTGGAAAGCCTGGCTCTGCTGATCGGCATGCTGTTTGGTGTGGGTCGCAGCCAGAAGGTGCAGCAGCGGCACTGGCGCTAA
- a CDS encoding vWA domain-containing protein: protein MLLNLFNEMRAAKVPVSVRELLDLINALKHNVVFADMDEFYFLSRTILVKDERHFDKFDRAFGAYFKGLENLNQHIEALIPDEWLRKEFERSLTDEERAKIESLGGLDKLIEEFKKRLEEQKERHEGGNKWIGTGGTSPFGSGGFNPEGIRIGDAGKRQGKAVKVWDQREYKNLDDQVELGTRNIKVALRRLRKFARQGAQDELDLDGTIDHTAKDGGLLNIQMRPERRNAVKLLILFDIGGSMDAHVKVCEELFSACKTEFKHMEYFYFHNCVYESVWKNNLRRTSERFSTQDLLHKYGADYKVVFVGDAAMAPYEITQAGGSVEHWNEEPGYVWIKRFMEKYKKLIWINPYPKDTWNYTASTNIMRELLDDQMYPLTLQGLEDGMKFLSK from the coding sequence ATGCTGCTCAACCTGTTTAACGAAATGCGCGCTGCCAAGGTGCCGGTGTCGGTACGTGAGCTGCTCGACCTGATCAACGCGTTGAAGCACAACGTGGTGTTCGCCGATATGGACGAGTTCTATTTCCTCTCGCGCACCATCCTGGTCAAGGACGAGCGGCATTTCGACAAGTTCGACCGCGCGTTCGGCGCCTACTTCAAGGGCCTGGAAAACCTTAACCAGCATATCGAGGCGCTGATCCCCGATGAGTGGTTGCGCAAAGAGTTCGAGCGTTCGCTGACCGATGAGGAGCGCGCCAAGATCGAATCCCTCGGCGGTCTGGACAAGCTGATCGAAGAGTTCAAGAAGCGCCTCGAAGAGCAGAAGGAACGCCACGAAGGCGGCAACAAGTGGATCGGCACCGGCGGCACCAGCCCGTTCGGCTCAGGCGGCTTCAACCCGGAAGGCATCCGTATCGGTGACGCCGGCAAGCGCCAGGGCAAGGCGGTCAAGGTCTGGGATCAGCGCGAGTACAAGAACCTCGACGATCAGGTCGAGCTGGGCACGCGCAATATCAAGGTGGCCCTGCGCCGCCTGCGCAAGTTCGCCCGCCAGGGCGCCCAGGACGAGCTGGATCTGGATGGCACCATCGACCACACCGCAAAGGACGGCGGCCTGCTGAATATCCAGATGCGTCCGGAACGGCGCAACGCGGTGAAGTTGCTGATTCTGTTCGACATCGGCGGCTCGATGGACGCCCACGTCAAGGTCTGCGAAGAGCTGTTTTCCGCCTGCAAAACCGAGTTCAAGCATATGGAGTACTTCTACTTCCATAACTGCGTGTACGAGTCGGTGTGGAAGAACAACCTGCGCCGCACATCCGAGCGTTTCTCCACCCAGGATCTGCTGCACAAGTACGGCGCGGACTACAAAGTGGTATTCGTCGGCGACGCGGCCATGGCGCCCTACGAGATCACCCAGGCCGGCGGCAGCGTCGAGCACTGGAACGAGGAGCCGGGTTACGTCTGGATCAAGCGCTTTATGGAGAAGTACAAGAAGCTTATCTGGATTAACCCCTACCCCAAGGACACCTGGAACTACACCGCCTCGACCAACATCATGCGTGAGCTGTTGGATGATCAGATGTACCCCCTGACCCTACAGGGTCTGGAAGACGGGATGAAGTTTCTCTCCAAGTAA
- a CDS encoding LysR substrate-binding domain-containing protein, translating to MHYDLIDLRLFVAIAEAKNLTRGAERVHLAASSASHRMRLLEASIGTPLLLREPRGVSLTRAGEALLRHARQVFALLEQMHADLTPYAKGVRGHVSLWANTHATHTFLPDSLSTFLQRHPQVSISLEEHTSPQVLMAVARGEVEVGVVAGTIEGAEVELIPYRADRLVLIAPADHPLAASASSLFAQVLDYPFVMLHSGSAIHTFTMNAAAALGRHLEVRIQVRSFEAVCRMVSAGVGIGLVPRSAVTGAQLAVIELEEPWAQRDLKVCVRKRELLSGFAAALVDCLTGSDTRSD from the coding sequence ATGCACTATGACCTGATTGATCTGCGTCTGTTTGTCGCCATCGCCGAGGCGAAAAACCTCACCCGAGGTGCCGAGCGTGTGCATCTGGCGGCGTCTTCGGCCAGTCACCGCATGCGTCTGCTGGAAGCGTCGATTGGCACACCGCTGCTGCTGCGTGAACCACGCGGGGTCAGCCTGACCCGTGCCGGCGAGGCGTTACTGCGTCATGCGCGCCAGGTGTTTGCCCTGCTTGAGCAGATGCATGCCGACCTTACCCCATACGCCAAAGGCGTGCGTGGGCATGTCAGCCTGTGGGCCAACACCCACGCCACCCATACCTTTCTGCCCGACAGCCTTTCGACTTTTTTGCAGCGCCACCCGCAAGTCAGTATTTCTCTGGAGGAGCACACCAGCCCGCAGGTGCTGATGGCGGTGGCTCGCGGCGAGGTGGAAGTGGGCGTGGTGGCGGGGACGATTGAGGGGGCTGAAGTTGAGCTGATTCCATACCGGGCCGACCGCCTGGTGTTGATTGCACCGGCTGATCATCCGCTTGCGGCGAGTGCCAGCAGCCTGTTTGCCCAGGTGCTGGATTACCCCTTTGTCATGTTGCATTCAGGCTCGGCGATTCACACCTTTACCATGAATGCCGCCGCCGCGCTGGGGCGACACCTTGAGGTGCGGATTCAGGTGCGCAGCTTTGAGGCCGTGTGCCGCATGGTCAGTGCAGGCGTTGGCATCGGCCTGGTGCCGCGCAGTGCGGTAACCGGGGCGCAGCTGGCGGTGATTGAGCTGGAGGAACCCTGGGCGCAGCGCGATTTGAAGGTCTGTGTACGCAAGCGCGAGCTGTTGTCGGGGTTTGCTGCAGCACTGGTCGACTGCCTGACTGGCAGCGATACCCGTTCAGATTAA
- a CDS encoding HIT family protein yields the protein MECVFCAIAAEQLPAERIYEDEHFIVLLDIFPLRPAHVLIVSREHAPFLKDLSTAACEQLLPLAQRMAAALRAAGYGKQGINFLINDGPTSNQHVPHLHLHLIPRRRGDVTQLLWRALTRFLPLARKRIEARLAIEAQQLRKALANV from the coding sequence ATGGAATGTGTGTTCTGTGCAATTGCCGCCGAGCAACTGCCTGCTGAGCGTATCTATGAGGATGAACACTTTATCGTCCTGCTGGATATCTTCCCCCTGCGCCCGGCCCATGTGCTGATTGTCAGTCGCGAACATGCGCCATTTCTAAAAGACCTCTCCACTGCTGCCTGTGAGCAGTTGTTGCCACTGGCGCAACGCATGGCCGCCGCCTTGCGCGCGGCCGGGTATGGCAAGCAGGGCATCAACTTTCTGATCAATGACGGGCCGACCTCCAACCAGCATGTGCCGCACCTGCATCTGCACCTGATTCCACGGCGCCGCGGTGATGTCACGCAGTTGCTCTGGCGCGCCCTGACGCGGTTTCTGCCGTTGGCGCGCAAACGTATCGAGGCGCGCCTGGCAATTGAGGCGCAGCAACTGCGCAAGGCTTTAGCCAATGTGTGA
- the cysK gene encoding cysteine synthase A, protein MSRIFADNAQAIGNTPLVRINRLGPDGVTILAKIEGRNPAYSVKCRIGASMVWDAEERGVLKPGMTIVEPTSGNTGIGLAFVAAARGYKLLLTMPASMSLERRKVLKALGAELVLTEPAKGMKGAIEKAAEIAASDTATYFMPQQFNNPANPAIHEKTTGPEIWNDTDGAIDVLVAGVGTGGTITGISRYIKQTQGKLILSVAVEPIGSPVITQTIAGDEVKPSPHKIQGIGAGFVPGNLDLAMVDRVELVTDDDAKAVALRLMREEGILCGISCGAAMAAALRIAAEPDMQGKTIVVILPDSSERYLSSMLFSDMFTEQELQQ, encoded by the coding sequence ATGAGCCGCATCTTCGCAGACAACGCACAAGCTATCGGCAACACCCCGCTGGTTCGGATCAACCGTTTGGGCCCGGACGGGGTGACTATCCTGGCCAAGATCGAAGGTCGCAACCCCGCCTATTCGGTGAAATGCCGCATTGGCGCCAGCATGGTCTGGGATGCCGAAGAACGGGGCGTGCTCAAACCGGGCATGACCATTGTCGAACCGACCTCGGGCAATACTGGCATCGGCCTGGCTTTTGTGGCGGCTGCGCGCGGTTACAAGCTGCTGCTGACCATGCCCGCTTCGATGAGCCTGGAGCGGCGCAAGGTGCTCAAGGCCCTAGGCGCCGAACTGGTGCTGACCGAACCGGCCAAGGGCATGAAGGGCGCCATCGAGAAGGCCGCGGAAATCGCCGCCTCTGACACTGCTACCTACTTTATGCCGCAGCAGTTCAACAACCCGGCCAACCCGGCGATCCATGAAAAAACCACCGGCCCGGAAATCTGGAACGACACCGATGGCGCGATTGACGTGCTGGTTGCTGGCGTCGGTACTGGTGGCACCATCACCGGTATTTCGCGCTATATCAAACAGACCCAGGGCAAGCTGATCCTCTCAGTGGCGGTCGAGCCGATTGGCTCGCCCGTCATCACCCAGACCATCGCCGGTGATGAAGTCAAACCCAGCCCGCACAAGATCCAGGGCATCGGCGCCGGCTTTGTTCCAGGCAACCTGGACCTAGCCATGGTTGACCGGGTTGAGCTGGTGACTGATGACGACGCCAAGGCTGTAGCCCTGCGCCTGATGCGCGAAGAAGGCATCCTCTGCGGCATCTCCTGCGGCGCCGCTATGGCTGCGGCCCTGCGTATCGCCGCCGAACCCGACATGCAGGGCAAAACCATCGTGGTGATCCTGCCTGACTCGAGCGAGCGCTACCTGTCGAGCATGCTGTTCAGCGATATGTTTACTGAGCAGGAGTTGCAGCAGTAA
- a CDS encoding DMT family transporter produces the protein MPWKTWSAERLGIALAVLAAFGFSFKAIFVKLAYAAAPVDAVTLLTLRMSFALPIALWATLWLCRAAPPLTRRDWGMLIALGLLGYYGASILDFIGLQYISAALERLILFIYPTMTVLIGVLFMGKRLEKRQVAALLLSYAGIGLAFAHDLQVAEDLHTVLIGAAFIFGSALSYALYSSGAEVAIHRLGTIRFAALAIIVSTFATQLHFLATQPFSALQLPVEVYAYSAAMAMFSTVLPIFWQSAALRLIGSARTVLIGTLGPILTIVFAWMLLSEPVSLAQLAGAGLVLAGVLLVSRRKTVAVQPAPTAEGVHTNKQTLATPASPGQ, from the coding sequence ATGCCATGGAAAACCTGGTCAGCCGAACGGTTAGGCATCGCACTCGCGGTGCTCGCTGCATTCGGTTTCTCGTTCAAGGCGATTTTCGTCAAGCTGGCCTACGCCGCCGCACCTGTGGACGCGGTCACCCTGCTGACGCTGCGCATGAGCTTTGCACTGCCTATCGCGCTATGGGCCACGCTGTGGCTGTGCCGCGCTGCGCCGCCGCTAACGCGCAGGGACTGGGGCATGCTGATCGCTTTGGGGCTGCTGGGTTACTACGGGGCCAGCATCCTCGATTTTATTGGCCTGCAGTACATCTCGGCGGCGCTGGAACGCCTGATTTTGTTTATCTACCCGACCATGACCGTGCTAATTGGCGTGCTGTTTATGGGTAAACGTCTGGAGAAACGCCAAGTGGCGGCGCTACTGCTGTCCTACGCTGGTATCGGCCTGGCCTTCGCCCACGACCTGCAAGTAGCAGAGGACCTGCATACGGTTCTGATCGGTGCAGCCTTTATCTTCGGCTCCGCCCTGTCCTACGCGCTTTACAGTTCGGGGGCCGAAGTGGCGATTCACCGCTTGGGCACCATTCGCTTTGCCGCGCTGGCGATTATCGTCTCCACCTTTGCCACGCAGCTGCATTTCCTCGCCACGCAGCCATTCAGCGCACTGCAGCTGCCGGTCGAGGTGTATGCCTACAGCGCGGCAATGGCGATGTTCTCAACCGTGCTACCGATATTTTGGCAATCGGCTGCACTACGGTTGATTGGCTCGGCGCGTACCGTACTGATTGGCACGCTGGGGCCGATCCTGACGATTGTCTTCGCCTGGATGCTGTTATCGGAGCCTGTTTCGCTTGCCCAGCTAGCGGGGGCTGGACTGGTTTTGGCGGGTGTGTTGCTGGTGTCGCGGCGTAAAACTGTGGCCGTTCAGCCCGCACCTACTGCTGAGGGCGTTCACACTAACAAGCAGACACTCGCCACCCCGGCCTCACCCGGTCAGTAG
- a CDS encoding AAA family ATPase, whose product MKFEGTQSYVATDDLKLAVNAAITLERPLLVKGEPGTGKTMLAEQLAESFGARLITWHIKSTTKAHQGLYEYDAVSRLRDSQLDSDKVHDVRNYIKKGKLWEAFEAEERVILLIDEIDKADIEFPNDLLQELDKMEFYVYETNETIKAKKRPIIIITSNNEKELPDAFLRRCFFHYIAFPDRATLQKIVDVHYPDIKKDLVAEALDVFFDVRKVPGLKKKPSTSELVDWLKLLMADNIGEAVLRERDPTKAIPPLAGALVKNEQDVQLLERLAFMSRRASR is encoded by the coding sequence ATGAAGTTCGAAGGCACCCAGTCCTACGTCGCCACCGACGACCTCAAGCTCGCGGTCAATGCCGCCATCACCCTGGAGCGCCCGTTGCTGGTCAAAGGTGAGCCGGGTACCGGTAAAACCATGCTGGCCGAACAACTGGCCGAATCCTTTGGCGCACGCCTGATTACCTGGCACATCAAGTCCACTACCAAGGCCCACCAGGGTCTGTACGAGTACGACGCGGTCAGCCGCCTGCGCGACTCACAGCTGGATTCGGACAAAGTCCACGACGTGCGCAACTACATCAAGAAAGGCAAGCTGTGGGAGGCCTTCGAGGCCGAAGAACGGGTGATACTGCTGATCGATGAGATCGACAAGGCCGATATCGAGTTCCCCAACGACCTGCTGCAAGAACTCGATAAGATGGAGTTCTACGTTTACGAGACCAACGAGACAATCAAGGCGAAAAAACGCCCGATCATCATCATCACCTCGAACAACGAAAAAGAACTGCCGGACGCCTTCCTGCGCCGCTGCTTCTTCCATTACATCGCCTTCCCGGATCGCGCGACCCTGCAGAAGATCGTCGATGTGCACTACCCCGACATCAAGAAGGACCTGGTCGCCGAGGCCCTAGATGTGTTCTTCGACGTGCGCAAGGTACCGGGCCTGAAGAAGAAGCCGTCCACCAGCGAGCTGGTCGACTGGCTGAAACTGCTGATGGCCGACAATATCGGCGAAGCGGTGCTGCGTGAACGCGACCCGACCAAGGCCATCCCGCCACTGGCCGGTGCCCTGGTGAAAAACGAGCAGGATGTGCAGCTGCTTGAGCGCCTGGCCTTTATGAGCCGCCGCGCTTCGCGTTAA
- a CDS encoding DMT family transporter — MRLADLIRLLLLAAIWGASFLFMRIVAPVLGSMPTAFFRASLGMLGLLAILLLMRVRWDFSGKLKHCLMLGVINAGLPSAMYCLAALVLPAGYSAILNATTPMMGVLIGMLFFAEALTLSKAAGVAIGLFGVAVLTRTGPVEFDLPLLWGATACYGFAGFLTRRWIGQQGGLDNRLTAFASLCGASLFLLPFFGGSLLIQPPASWGGLDVWLSLAGLGFICTAFAYVLYFRLLSDIGPIKASTTTFLIPPFGVLWGALLLDEPLSWAYLYGGVLIAIALWLVVRPSSPAKAPA, encoded by the coding sequence GTGCGTCTTGCCGACCTGATCCGTCTGCTGTTGCTTGCTGCCATCTGGGGCGCCAGCTTTCTGTTTATGCGCATCGTCGCACCGGTACTGGGCAGCATGCCGACGGCGTTCTTTCGCGCCAGCCTGGGCATGCTCGGCCTGCTGGCGATTCTGCTGCTGATGCGCGTGCGCTGGGATTTCAGCGGCAAGCTCAAGCACTGCTTGATGCTCGGGGTCATCAACGCCGGCCTGCCCTCGGCCATGTACTGCCTGGCGGCGCTGGTACTGCCAGCGGGCTACTCGGCGATTCTGAATGCCACCACACCGATGATGGGCGTGCTGATCGGCATGTTGTTCTTCGCTGAGGCGCTGACCCTGAGCAAAGCTGCCGGGGTGGCCATCGGCCTTTTCGGGGTAGCGGTGCTGACCCGCACCGGCCCGGTGGAGTTTGATTTGCCGCTGCTCTGGGGCGCCACCGCCTGCTACGGCTTCGCCGGTTTTCTCACACGGCGCTGGATCGGCCAACAAGGCGGCCTGGATAACCGCCTGACCGCTTTCGCCAGCCTGTGCGGTGCCAGTCTGTTTCTGTTGCCATTCTTCGGCGGCTCTCTGCTGATACAGCCACCTGCTAGCTGGGGCGGACTCGACGTCTGGCTGTCCCTGGCCGGGCTGGGCTTTATCTGCACCGCATTCGCCTACGTACTGTATTTCCGCCTGCTCAGCGACATCGGCCCGATCAAGGCCAGCACCACCACCTTTCTGATCCCACCCTTCGGCGTGCTGTGGGGCGCCTTGCTGCTGGATGAGCCGCTGTCCTGGGCCTACCTGTACGGCGGCGTGCTGATCGCCATCGCGCTGTGGCTGGTGGTGCGACCGAGTAGCCCGGCCAAGGCACCAGCCTGA
- a CDS encoding S9 family peptidase, with amino-acid sequence MQYAPIARVDNAADPYRWLEKRDSAEVLDYLKAENAYLEQQLSEQLQLRETLFQEIKGRIRETDLSLPSPWGPYLYYQRTTAGDEYPRHYRCRKPADGSLTVDEASEQLLLDPNALADGGFISLGAFSISPDHQRLAYSLDTSGEETYQLFVKELTDDSLTELPFEDCDGSMTWANDSQTLFFGELDDTHRPHKLYRHQLGTDSAELVFHEPDGRFFLSCYRSSSERQLILQLGSKTTSEAWILDAATPQAAFSCVSPREEGHEYDVDHGTLNGEWRWLIRSNQHGINFALFSTSETAPSRSAWQLLRAHDPEVMLEGFSLNQHALVLSLREGGLPIIEVQLQGQAAYRVQLPDAAYSLYVQDSLEFDSPAIRLRYEALNRPAQVRQLTLATGAQVVLKQTPVLGPFDADSYISQRLWATAEDGSQVPISLVAKRDVLGTSAPLYLYSYGAYGESLDPWFSHARLSLLERGFVFAIAHVRGGGELGEAWYRAGKLEHKQNSFSDFIACAEHLIAQGYTSSQQLVISGGSAGGLLMGAVLNQRPELFAAAIAEVPFVDVLNTMQNPDLPLTVTEYDEWGDPNQPDVFERIKGYAPYENVQAQAYPAILAVAGYNDSRVQYWEAAKWVAKLRAQKTDGNLLLLKTELDAGHGGMSGRYQALKDAALEYAFILKVLGLA; translated from the coding sequence ATGCAATACGCCCCCATCGCCCGCGTCGACAATGCTGCCGACCCGTATCGCTGGCTGGAAAAACGCGACAGCGCTGAGGTGCTTGATTACCTCAAGGCGGAAAATGCCTACCTGGAACAGCAACTCAGCGAGCAACTGCAGCTGCGCGAAACATTGTTTCAGGAGATCAAGGGCCGCATCCGCGAAACTGACCTCAGCCTGCCGTCGCCTTGGGGCCCTTATCTGTATTACCAGCGCACCACCGCAGGTGATGAATATCCACGGCATTACCGCTGCCGCAAGCCCGCCGATGGCTCGCTGACGGTCGATGAAGCCAGCGAACAGCTGCTGCTTGACCCCAATGCCCTGGCCGATGGCGGTTTTATCTCGCTCGGCGCCTTCAGCATCAGCCCCGACCATCAACGCCTGGCTTATAGTCTAGACACCAGCGGCGAGGAGACTTACCAGCTGTTCGTCAAGGAGCTGACCGACGACAGCCTGACCGAACTGCCGTTCGAGGACTGCGATGGCAGCATGACCTGGGCCAATGACAGCCAGACCCTGTTCTTTGGCGAACTGGACGACACCCACCGCCCGCACAAGCTGTATCGCCACCAACTCGGCACAGACAGCGCCGAACTGGTGTTCCATGAACCCGACGGCCGTTTCTTCCTCAGTTGCTACCGCAGCAGCTCCGAGCGCCAGCTGATTCTGCAACTGGGCAGCAAGACCACCAGCGAAGCCTGGATACTGGATGCCGCCACCCCACAAGCCGCGTTCAGCTGCGTGTCCCCACGCGAAGAAGGCCACGAATATGACGTCGATCACGGCACGCTGAATGGCGAATGGCGCTGGCTGATCCGCAGCAACCAGCACGGCATCAACTTCGCCCTATTCAGCACCAGCGAAACAGCGCCAAGCCGCAGCGCTTGGCAATTGCTGCGCGCCCATGACCCAGAAGTAATGCTGGAAGGCTTTAGCCTTAATCAGCACGCGCTGGTGCTGAGTCTGCGTGAAGGCGGCCTGCCGATTATCGAAGTGCAGCTTCAGGGGCAAGCGGCCTACCGCGTGCAGCTACCGGACGCCGCCTACAGCCTGTATGTACAGGACAGCCTGGAATTCGACAGCCCGGCGATTCGCCTGCGCTACGAAGCGCTCAATCGCCCGGCGCAGGTGCGTCAGCTGACGCTGGCCACGGGCGCGCAAGTGGTGCTCAAGCAAACCCCAGTGCTTGGCCCGTTCGATGCCGACAGTTATATCAGCCAGCGCCTGTGGGCCACTGCCGAAGATGGCAGCCAGGTGCCGATCAGCCTGGTGGCCAAACGCGACGTGCTCGGTACCTCTGCCCCGCTCTACCTGTACAGCTACGGCGCTTATGGCGAAAGCCTCGACCCCTGGTTCTCCCATGCGCGCCTGAGCCTGCTGGAGCGCGGCTTCGTGTTCGCCATCGCCCATGTGCGCGGCGGCGGCGAGCTGGGCGAAGCCTGGTATCGCGCCGGCAAGCTGGAGCACAAGCAGAATTCCTTTAGCGACTTTATCGCCTGCGCCGAACACCTGATTGCGCAGGGTTACACCAGCTCTCAGCAACTGGTGATCAGCGGCGGCAGCGCCGGTGGTCTGCTGATGGGAGCAGTGCTCAATCAGCGCCCCGAGCTGTTCGCTGCCGCCATCGCAGAAGTGCCGTTTGTCGATGTCCTCAACACCATGCAGAACCCTGACCTGCCGCTGACCGTCACCGAATACGACGAATGGGGCGACCCCAACCAACCCGACGTATTCGAGCGGATCAAAGGCTACGCGCCTTACGAAAACGTGCAGGCTCAGGCCTACCCGGCGATTCTCGCAGTGGCCGGGTACAACGACAGCCGCGTGCAGTATTGGGAAGCCGCCAAATGGGTGGCCAAGCTGCGTGCGCAGAAAACCGACGGCAACCTGTTGCTGCTGAAAACCGAACTGGACGCTGGCCACGGCGGCATGAGCGGCCGCTATCAGGCGCTCAAGGACGCAGCCCTGGAATACGCTTTTATTCTCAAAGTGCTGGGGCTGGCTTGA
- a CDS encoding MFS transporter: protein MIENDYLLAWSAYLVAALGCLLVWFRLTSWMWRYLREPLRVLVLVLLFSPTIVDPGKDQFAPAVAITAMDLLLDVGNNAWRAVADLSMYGLIMFTLYLLFVAVRWPVERWWQARKGPAIADDEPTLREVMARDEQDFGDTRYDARGDRRLRVEPRL, encoded by the coding sequence ATGATTGAAAACGACTACCTGCTTGCCTGGAGCGCCTATCTGGTGGCGGCACTTGGCTGCCTGTTGGTGTGGTTTCGCCTGACCAGCTGGATGTGGCGTTACCTGCGTGAGCCGCTGCGTGTGCTGGTGTTGGTGTTGCTCTTTAGCCCGACTATTGTTGACCCCGGCAAAGACCAGTTCGCCCCCGCAGTAGCGATCACTGCCATGGACCTGTTGCTTGATGTTGGCAATAACGCCTGGCGCGCGGTGGCAGATCTGAGCATGTACGGCCTGATCATGTTTACCCTGTACCTGCTGTTTGTTGCCGTGCGCTGGCCCGTGGAACGTTGGTGGCAGGCGCGCAAAGGGCCAGCGATTGCCGATGACGAGCCGACCCTACGCGAGGTGATGGCGCGTGATGAGCAGGATTTCGGCGACACCCGTTACGATGCCCGTGGCGACCGCCGCTTGCGCGTAGAGCCACGTTTGTAA